The Burkholderia ambifaria AMMD genome contains the following window.
TCAAGAAGGCCCCCGCCCACCGCAAGCACAAAGCCGTCAAGCACCGCCGCCCGCGCGTCAAGCATCACGCGGTCAAGCGTCACGCCGCACCCGCGCCGCAGCACCGGCGCGCGAAACGCACGAACGCGGTGCGTCCGCGTCCCGCCGCGAAGCCGCGCCTGCTCGCGAGCTGCGGCTACAGCTCGCGCGCGGTGCGCTCGCTGCACTCACGCGCGGCCTACGTGCTCGACGTCGACTCCGGCACGCCGCTGCTGGCCCGCAACGCACGCGCCGTGCGGCCGATCGCGTCGATCTCGAAGCTGATGACCGCCGTGGTCGCGCGCGACGCGGACCGGCCGCTGAACGGCGTGCTGCGCGTCACCTCACGCGACCGCGACACGATCAAGTTCACCGGTTCGCGGCTGCCGATCGGCGCCGAACTGTCGCGCCGCCAGATGTTCCATATCGCGCTGATGTCGTCGGAAAATCGGGCGGCCGCCGCGCTGAGCCGCGACTATCCGGGCGGCCGCGCCGCGTTCGTGAAGGCGATGAACCGCGAGGCGCGCCGGCTCGGGATGCGTCAAACGCACTTCCGCGAACCGACTGGGTTGTCGCCGCACAACGTGTCCACCGCCGAGGATCTCGCGCGGCTCGTCGGCGCGGCCGCGCAGGATCCGCTGATACGCTACTTCTCGACGGACACGTCGACCACCGTGCAGGCCGGCGACGGCGAACTGGTGTACGTGAACTCCGATCCGCTCGTGCGCAACGGCAGCCTGCCGATCCGCCTGCAGAAAACCGGCTTCATCAACGAATCGGGGCACGGCGTCGTGATGCGCATGCGCGTGAAAGGCCGCCGCGAAACGATCGTGCTGCTCGGCGCACCGACGCGCGCCGGCGTGTCGAGCGATGCGGTGAAGATCCATCGCTGGCTGAGCTGCTCGATCCAGTAAGCACGGCGCGCGCGGCCGGCGCGCTCATTCACGAAGGAGCGGCGCCATGCAGGACGAATACCGTTTCAACGCATTCGGGCGCCTGCTCAGCGTCGTGCGCTCGAACGGCCGCTGGGCCGTGTTCGATCTCGGCGCCGAAGGCAAGCGGCGGCCGGCCAATCTGCAGATTCCGTCCGCGCTCGCCGCGGATGAACTCTCGCAATATCTCGGCGACTTGTTGCATGAGGATGCTTCGCCGAAGTACCACGACGTCGTGCCAGTCCCTGTTCCGTCGCCGCGCCGGGCGTAGCGCCCGGCTGCGCTGCTCGCCCGCTCGTTCATCCGACCGGCCGCTGCCGCACCGACGCTCGCCGCTTCCCCTGCCCGATCGCGCCCACGCACCGCACTCCTCCCCGCTCAATTCGACAGCTAAACTTGCAAGTTTAGCTGTCGTATTCTATGCTCCGTCACATGACACCACCCCGCACACCCGGCGTTTCCGCCGACACCGTCGCCACCGACCTGACCCTCGCGGTCGGCCAGCTGATCCGCCGGCTGCGCTCCGAGATCGACTCCGAAGGGCTCGGCATGTCGCAGACGAGCGCGCTCGCGCGGCTCGAACGACAGGGCCCGATGACGACCGCCGACCTCGCCCGCGCCGAGGCGATGAAGCCGCAGTCGATGAAGGCGATTCTCGCGAGCCTCGAGGAAGACGGGCTGGTCGAACGCGAGCCGCACCCGACCGACGGCCGCCAGATCCTATTCCTGCTGACCGCGGCCGGCCGCGAAGCACGGCGCAAGCGCGACACCGCGAAGCACAAGTGGCTCGGCGCCGCGATCGACAAGCTCGACCCTGAAGAGATCCGCACACTCGCCGCCGCGATTCCGCTGATCCGGCGCATCGGCGAGCAATGACCGCCACCTGCGTGCCGCGCGGCATCCGCGCGCACGCGTTCCTTTGCCCAATTCACGGAGCATCAGCACCATGAGCACAACCCGTCTCGACACGAACACGGCGCTCGTCGTCATCGACCTGCAAAAAGGCATCGTCGCGCTGCCCACGTCCCACCCCGTCGCCCCGGTGATCGATCGCACGCGCGAACTGCTCGATGCATTCCGTGAGCGCGGGCTGCCGGTCGTACTCGTCAACGTCGCCGGCGGCGCGCCGGGCCGCACGCAGCAGCAGGCACGTCTGGATGCCCTTCCTGCCGACTGGACCGACCTCGTATCCGAACTGAACCGCCAGCCGGGCGACCACGTCGTGACGAAGAAGACCTGGGGCGCGTTCACCGCCACCGATCTCGACGCGCATCTGAAAGCAGCCGGCATCACGCAGATCGTGCTGACCGGCGTCGCGACCAGCATCGGCGTCGAATCGACGGCACGCCAGGCGCACGAGCTCGGCTACAACGTGACGCTGGCGGTCGACGCAATGACTGACCTCAACGCGGACGCGCACACGAACAGCGTCGAACGGGTGTTCCCGCGTCTCGGCGAGACGGGTTCGACGCAAGAGATCCTCGCGCTGCTCGACCGGCGCGGCGCATGAACGACACGCGCACTCGGCCGGCGCCGGGCCATGCGGCCGGCCGGCTCGATCCGGCGATCTGGAAAGTCAGCGCGGTCGCGACGCTCGGCGGGCTGCTGTCGCAGCTCGACGCGACGATCGTCAACGTATCGCTGTCGAGCCTCGCGACCGACCTGCACGCGAGCCTGTCGACGATCCAGTGGGTGACGAGCGGCTACCTGCTCGCGCTCACGCTGGTGTTGCCGCTGAACGGCTGGCTCGTCGACCGCATCGGTGCGAAGGCGCTGTACCTGTGGTGTTTCTCCGCGTTCACGCTGACGTCGGCGCTGTGCGGGCTCGCGTGGTCCGCACCGTCGCTGATCGCGTTCCGTGTGCTGCAAGGCGTCAGCGGCGGGCTGCTCGCGCCGATGGCGCAGATGATGATCGCGCGCGTGGCCGGCCAGCAGATGGCGCGCGTGATCGGTTATGCGGCAGTTCCCGTGCTGATCGCGCCGATCCTGGGGCCTGTCGTCGCCGGTGCGATCCTGCAGCACGCGTCGTGGCGCTGGCTCTTTCTCGTGAACCTGCCGGTCGGCGCGCTGGCGCTTGCGCTGGCCGTGTGGTTCCTGCCCGGCGATCGCGACGAAACGCAGCGACGCGAACTCGATTGGGTGGGCCTGGCGCTGCTGTCGCCGGCGCTCGTGCTGTTCCTGTATGGCGCGGAGCGGATCGACGCCGTGCCGGGTATCGCGGCAATCGCGGGTTCGGTGCTGCTGCTCGCGGCGTTCCTGCGCGTCGAGCGACGCAAAGGCGAGCGTGCGCTGATCGATGTCGCGCTGTTTCGCGCGCGCGTGTTCGGCGCGGCCGCCGCCACGCAGTTCCTGTCGAATGGCGCGATCTACGCGGGCCAGATGCTGATTCCGGTATTCCTGATCCAGGCGTGCGGCCGCTCGCCCGGCGAGATGGGCTGGCTGCTGGCTCCGCTCGGGCTCGGCATGCTCGTCACGTATCCGTTGATGGGTACGCTGACGAGCCGGTTCGGCGTGCGCCGGCTGGCCGCCGCCGGCGCGATGCTCGCGCTCGTCGCGACGCTGCCGATCGTGTATCTCGCGCTGACCGGCTACGATCCCTACGTGCTGGTGCCCGCGCTGTTCGTGCGCGGAATGGGCCAGAGCGCGATCGGCATCCCGTCGATGTCTGCCGCGTATGCGTCGGTCGAACGGCGCAACCTGCCGATGGCGACGACGTCGCTCAATATCGTTCAGCGCCTCGGCGGCCCGACGTTCACGACGCTCTGCACGCTGTTTCTCACATGGCGGCTGCAGGCCGAATCCGTGTCGACGGGCGGCACGCACGGAGCCGCCTACGCGTGGGCGTTCGGCCTGCTTTGCGCGCTGCATGCGGCGAGCTTCGTGACGACGCTGCGGCTGCCGCGATGGTCGAGCGGCGCGGGCGCACGGCCGACGGGGGTGCGCGAGTCGGTTCGCGCTGAATGACGGGGCGTGCCGTTACACGGCACCTAGCTGCTGCTGCGCCGGCGTCATGCCCCGCTGCTTCCAGCGTCTGATGCAGCGTCGGGAAGACATGACGCGCCGACGATCTCCGTGATCGGGTGGCGCGCCATGTCCGCATGCAGGTAACGGTTCACGCGCCCGAACAGCACGCCGATTCGGCGCTCGTGCGGCGCATCGACGAGCTCAGCGAAGCCAAATTGGAATTCTCGCTGCTATCCAGTCAACCGTGGTGGGTGGCATCGAAATCGATCGCATGCCGTCGTACTGATCCGACGCATCGAAGTAGAACAATTTTCCATCGTGAATCTCGATAGGCTCGTAGCCCGGCCGCCCGCCCCAGAACACGAAAAACAGCCGGGTTGCCCGCGTCGATCCGTGTGCATCGGCCACGACGATTTTGACTTGCTCATTTTGATCGGCAAAAAGGCCGTTGCCGTGGCCGCCGCTTCCGCAGATGCTCACGATGTAGGTTGTGCCGCCGACCTGCTTGATTCCGCCATTCAGTTTGGCGTTGTAGTCGTAGCGCTGACAATCGGTGTCGTCAGTCGTGATCCCGCGAACGCTGACGAGGTAGAAGAATCCCAAAAATCCGAGCATGACGATCGCCAGACTTACGCGCTTCGCTCGACTCAAATGGCCCGGACTTCTAGCAAGCCGGTAGATGAAGAGGACGACGACGATCGACGTGATCGCGAAGATCGTGGGCTTCGCATTCTTCAGCGAGAAAAGCGTGATCGCGTTCCTTATGTTGGCCGGCAAGAACATCAAGGCGATTGCGGCGATCAGGCATACAGCAACCACGGCCAACGTCACCTTGAGGATGGCAATGATTGCCTTCATCGCTCGGCCCTGCCAGATGCCCGCGAACACGTCGCGGATGGCCGACGCGCGGCGAATCGGCAGAACGCCCTTCAGCAGTCGCACGCGTGGCGGCCAGCTTTCGTTGGAATCTTGCATGCGTGAAATGCGTGGATGACCTGATCGACGTGGAAACGGGAGGCGCGAAGTCGTTCGCGCATCGTGCCCCGCGCGGGCATCGCGTGGCAAGTGCACAGTGTGTTGCGCGACGTGAATCCCAGCAAAAACCACACAACGGTGAGGATATCCGGGAGCCCCACGTCATGCATTCGCCGCACACACCCGGAACCCGATGGCACAATCACGGTCCTTTCATGTGCCCTTCATCGGGCGCGCGCCGCATCGCGGCGCAGATTCAACGCACGAGAAAGACCCTGCCTGCCCTTATGACCCTGAACGAATCCTGGTTTGCGCCGCTCGTCGGCCTCCTCATCCTGCTCGCCGCCGCCGGCGCGATCACCGCCGCCGTCCATTTCCTGCTGTTCCGCGTGGTCGCGCGCCTCGCGCGGCTATCGGCAACGCGCATCGACGACGCGCTCTTCGAATTCGGCGCATTCAAGTGGCTGAACCGCATCGTGCCGTTCGTCGTGATCAAGCTCGGGCTCGCGGCAGTGCCCGGGATTCCGGCCGCGGCCGCGCAGGCCGCCGACAAGGTGCTGTTCGCGCTGATCGTGTTGCTGCTGTCGATGACGATCAGCGCGACGCTGTCCGCGCTCGAACACACGCATCGCATGAGCCATCGCGACCAGCCGCGCCTGTCGCTCAAAGGCGCGATGCAGCTCGTCAAGCTCGTGATGTTCATCACGGCCGCGCTCGTCGTGATCGGCGACGCGACCGGCAAGCAGATCGGCCTGCTGCTGTCGGGCATCGGCGCGATGTCGGCGGTGCTGATGCTGATCTTCAAGGACACGCTGCTCGGCCTCGTCGCCGGCGTGCAGCTGTCGTCGAACGACATGCTGCGAATCGGCGACTGGATCACGATGCCGTCGGCCGGCGCGGACGGCACCGTCATCGACATCACGCTGAATACGGTGAAGGTCGCGAACTTCGATCACACGATCATCACGGTGCCGACGTGGAAGTTGATCACCGAGAGCTATCAGAACTGGCGCGGGATGACCGAAGCCGGCGGGCGCCGCATCAAGCGCGCGCTGTTCATCGACGCGACGAGCGTCCGCTTTCTCGACAACGACGAGATCGCACGGCTCGAACGCCTGACGCTGCTGAAGGACTACCTGGAAGACAAGGTCGACGCGATCGCGCAATGGAACGGCACGCTCGGCACGGCGGGCGAATGCCCGGCGAACCGCCGCCAGCTGACGAATCTCGGCACGTTCCGCGCGTACGTCGCGAACTACCTGAAGGGCCATCCGCGAATCCGCCGCGACATGACGTGCATGGCGCGCCAGCTGCCGCTGACGGCGGAAGGCATTCCGCTCGAACTGTACTGCTTCACCGACACGACGAGCTGGGTCGACTACGAGACGATCCAGGCCGACCTGTTCGATCACCTGATCGCGGTGCTGCCGGAATTCGGGCTGCGCGTGTACCAGCACCCGTCGGGCTTCGACATGCGCCGGATGGCCGGCGTGGCGCAAGGCGAACAGGCGCCGCACGCGCAGTAATGCTTGCCGCGGCGGCCCGCAACGCGCCGCCGCTCGCAAATCCGCAGCGCGGCGCGCCCTGCGCCGCTCACCGCCCCGCGCACTCGGACGCGAGCCGCCCGACCACCTTCAACGCGTCCTCGATCTGCCGCGACCACGGATAGCTGTAGTTGAGCCGGATGAAATGCCGGTAATCGGCGCTCGCCGAGAACATGTGGCCGGGCCCGATCGTGATGCCCTGCGCGAGCGCGAGCGCATACAGCTTCATCGCGTCGACCCGCGGCGGCAACTCGACCCACAGCACGTACCCGCCCTGCGGCTGCGACAGCCGCGTGCCCGCCGGGAAGAAACGCCGCACCATCGCGCTCATCAGGCTCGCCTGCTGCGCATACTGCTTGCGCATCCGCCGCAGGTGGAAATCGTAGCCGTCGTGCTTCAGGTATTCGGCGATCGCGAGCTGCTCGATCGCGGGCGTCGCGAGCGTGTTCAGGAATTTCAGCTTCTCGACCTGGTCGCGATAGCGGCCCGGCATCGCCCAGCCGATCCGGTAGCGCGGCGACAGGCTCTTCGTGAACGACGCGCAATGCAGCACGAGCCCGTCGCGGTCGTACGACTTCAGCGCGCTCGGCGTCGTGTCGCCGAAATGCAGCTCGTGGTAGACGTCGTTCTCGATCGCCGGCACGCCGTGCTTCGCGAGCAGCTCGACGAGCGCACGCTTGCGCGCATCGGGCATCTGGAAGCCGAGCGGATTCTGGAAATTCGGCATCACCATGCACGCGGCGATGCGCTCGCGCGCGAGGATTCGTTCGAGCGCGTCGAGATCGATGCCGTCGCCCGGATGCGTCGCCACCTCGAGCGCGCGCATGCCCATCCGCTCGATCGCGTGCAGCATCGCGTAGAACGTCGGCGACTCGACGGCGATCGTATCGCCCGGCCGCGCGACGGCCTGCAGGCACAGGTTGATCGCCTCGGTCGCGCCGATCGTCATCACGATCTCGCCGGGCTCGACCGCGATCCCGCGCTCCGCGTAGCGCCGCGCGATCTGGCGGATCAGTTCCTGGTTGCCGGGCGGCAGGTCGTCGATCACGCCCCAGCGCGTGCGCCGCCGCCCGATCGCCTGCGCGTAGCGCGCAAGACGCTGCACCGGGAACTGCGACGCGTCGGGATACGGCGAGCCGAGCGGCACCGCATCGTCACGCGCGATCGAGCGCAGCGTCGACAGCACGAGCCGGCTGACGTCCACCGCCGACGGCTCGGCCGCCGGCGCCGACGTGTGCAGCTCGGCCTCGACCGGCTCGGTGACCCGCGCCCGCACGAAATAACCGGACTGCGGCCGGCTCTCGATCAGGCCGCGGCTCTCCAGCACGAGATACGCGCGCAGCACGGTCGTCACGCTGAGCTGCTGCTGCCGGCTCGCCTGCCGCACCGACGGAATCCGCTCGCCCGGCCGGTATACGCCGCGCTCGATCTGCGCCTGCAGCTCGTCGGCCAGTTGTTCGTAACGCTTCACGCGCCTCCCTTTCAACTTCCCTTCAAAAACACAGTTGCGGCCCGCACTGCCTGAATGGCCGAAACTGTACTCTTTTTTGAAGATAAGAGGTGTACACACAGCAGCCCGGGCGCCGCGCGTACTCTCGCTGCATCAACCCTGAGCACCCGCATCATGAAAAAGAAATCCGCCGCCCCGCGCATCGAACCGTACCACCACCCGGCCGCCGGCTGGGGCGCGCTGAAAGCCGTCGCGATCAACCTGATCAAGGAAAAGGTCACCGGCGGCAACTACCGCACGCTGCTGCGCCAGAACCAGCCGGACGGCTTCGACTGCCCGGGCTGCGCGTGGCCCGACCGCCAGCATGCGTCGACGTTCGAATTCTGCGAAAACGGCGTGAAGGCCGTGGCCGCCGAAGCGACGAGCAAGCGCGTGACGCCCGAATTCTTCGCCGCGCACACGGTCACCGAGCTGCTCGAACAGACGGATTTCGAGCTCGAACAGCACGGCCGCCTGACCGACCCGATGGTGTACGACGCCCGCACCGACCGCTACGTGCCGATCGCGTGGGACGACGCGTTCGAGCTGATCGCGCGCCACCTGCGTGCGCTGCCTGACCCGAATCAGGCTGCGTTCTACACGTCGGGCCGCGCGAGCAACGAGGCAGCGTTCCTGTATCAGCTGCTGGTGCGGCGCTACGGCACGAACAACTTCCCCGACTGCTCGAACATGTGCCACGAGGCGACGAGCCGCGGGCTGCCCGATTCGGTCGGCGTCGGCAAGGGCACCGTCACGCTCGACGATTTCGAGCACGCGGACATGCTGCTGATCTTCGGCCAGAACCCGGCGACCAACCATCCGCGGATGATGGGCGAGCTGCGCGAATGCGCGAAGCGCGGCGCGACGATCGTGTCGATCAACCCGCTGAAGGAACGCGGGCTCGAGCGCTTCGCCGATCCGCAAAGCCCGCTCGAGATGCTGACGATGTCCGGCACCGCGATCGCGTCGACGTTCATCCAGCCGACGATCGGCGGCGATTTCGCGCTGATCAAGGGGATGGCGAAGCGTGTGCTCGAACTCGACGACGCCGCCCGCGCCGCCGGTGCGCCGCGCGTGCTCGACACCGCGTTCATCGACGAACACACGGCCGGCTTCGACGCGTTCGCCGACGATCTGCGCGACGAAAGCTGGCCGGCGCTGACGGCCGAAAGCGGTGTGTCGTACGAGCAGATCGACGCGCTCGCGCAGCGCTATGCACGCAGCGAGCGCGTGATCGCGACGTGGGGAATGGGCATCACGCAGCACAAGCATTCGGTCGCGACCGTGCAGATGCTGACGAACCTGATGCTGATGCGCGGCAACATCGGCCGCCCCGGCGCCGGCCTGTGTCCGGTCCGTGGCCACTCGAACGTGCAGGGCAACCGCACGGTCGGCATCGAGGAAAAGCCGTCGCAGGCGTTCCTCGACCGGCTCGGCCACGTGTTCGATTTCGAGCCGCCGCGCCATCACGGCTACGACGTCGTCGAGACGATCGAAGGCATGCTCGAAGGCCGCGTGAAGGTGCTGATCGGCCTCGGCGGCAACTTCGCGATGGCGACGCCCGACACGCCGCGCACGTGGGAAGGCCTGCGCCGCTGCGCGCTCTCCGTGCACATCACGACGAAGCTGAACCGCAGCCACCTGATCCACGGCCGCGATGCGCTGATCCTGCCCACGCTCGGCCGCACCGAGATCGACTTGCAGGACAACGTGCCGCAAGGCGTGACGGTGGAGGATTCGATGAGCATGGTCCACGTGTCGTACGGGATGAACAAGCCGGCTTCCGCGAACCTGATGTCGGAGCCGGCGATCGTCGCGCACATGGGCCATGCGCTGTTCGGCAGCGGCAAGATCGACTGGCTCGCGTACAAGGACGACTACGCGAAGATCCGCGATGCGATCGAGGCGACCCTCGACGACTTCTATGACTACAACGCACGCATCGCGCGGCCCGGCGGCTTCCACCTGCGCGTCGCGTCGCGCGATCGCGAATGGCTGACGCCGACGGGCAAGGCGAACTTCATCGCGCACGCACTGCCGACCGACACGCCGATCCAGCGCGCCCGCGCGCTGCACGGCGAGCGCCTGATGACGCTGATGACGACGCGTTCGCACGATCAGTACAACACGACCGTCTACGGGCTGGACGACCGCTATCGCGGCGTGTTCGGCCAGCGCCGCGTGGTGTTCGTCAACCGCGACGACCTGGCAATGCTCGGCCTGAAGGCCGGCGACTGGGTCGACATGGAAACCGTGTGGCACGACGGCATCGAGCGGCGCGCGAACGGCTTCCTGCTCGTCGAATACGACATCCCGCGCGGCTGCATCGGCGCGTACTACCCGGAAACGAACCCGCTGGTGCCGCTCGACAGCGTCGGCGACGTGTGCAACACGCCGACGTCGAAGTCGGTGCCGGTCCTGCTGCATCGCGCGGCCGCGCCGGCGTCGGCTGCCGCCTGACGGAGCGCCGCGATGATCGTTCGGCCGCGCGAGCACTGGCTGCGGATGCTGCTCGTCTGGAACGGATCGGTGCTGCCGACCATCCTGCCGCAACTCGTGCTGACGCTCGCGATCAGCCTCGTCGCGGTGTGGGGCGGCGGCCGCGTGCTCGGCGAGAAGGTGCCGCTGAACCCGACGCCGTTCACGCTGATCGGCCTCACGCTCGCGATCTTCGCGGGGTTTCGCAACAACGCGAGCTACGAGCGCTACCGCGAGGGGCGGCAGCTGTGGGGCGGCGTGCTGACCGCCACGCGCACGCTGGTGTCGCAAGCACTCTGCTACGGCGGGATCGACGCCGACGACGGCGCGCGGCAGGCGTTCGTGCGCAAGGTCATCGCGTTCGTCCATGCGCTGAAGCATCAGCTGCGCGGCACCGATCCGGCGGCGGACCTGCGTGCGCTGCTCGATGACGGGACCCATGCGCGCATCGTCGCCGCCCGGTATGCGCCGATCGCGATCGTTCATGAACTGCGCGAGGCATTCGCCGCGCGCGCCGACGCCGGGCATCTCGCCGATACACGGCTCTGGATGCTCGACGCACGCCTCGACGATCTCGTGTCGATGGTGAGCGGCTGCGAGCGCATCGCATCGACGCCGATCCCGTTCTCGTACGACGTACTGCTGCATCGGACCATCTACGCATACTGCGTGCTGCTGCCGTTCGGCCTGGTTGACTCGATCGGCGCGGCGACGCCGTTCGTCACCGTGTTCGTCGCCTATACGCTGATCGCGCTCGACGCGATCGCCCATGCGATCGCCGAGCCGTTCGGCGACGGGCCGAACCAGCTCGCGCTCGATGCGATGACGCGGATGATCGAGCGCACGCTGCTCGAACTGAACCGCGAGCCGCTGCCGGCGGAAGTGACGCCCGGCCCGGCGTATCGGCTCACCTGACGGGCCGGACACCTTCGACGCCCCCGTCGGCCGCTGCTCGTTCAGTCGCGGCGGCCGCGCAAGAAGTGGCCGTGCCCGGCCACCGCGTCCGCGATCCGCCTCAGCAACACGATGCCGCGCAGCAGCGCGCGTGCGTCGTCGCTGTCGACATCGGCCACGCGCCGCCGCAGCAATCGCGCGGCCATATCGCAACTGCGCTCGAGCCGGGAGAAATCCGCGAGCGCGGCGCGGCCGCGCACCACGGCCACCGCGCGACGCGCGGCCGGCTCCCGGGCTGCCAGTTCCGCGAGCGACAGCAAGCCGTCGCCGATGCCCCAGATCGCCAGCAGGTCGCGCATGTCGCGCTCGATCAGCGTTTGCGGCAGGCTGCCCGCGAACCCGAGCTCGCGCCCGAGCCGGTCGGCCGTACGACTGAGCCACGCGCTTGCCGACCAGCCGCGCGGGTTGCGCGCGATCGCCGCCAGGTCGCGGCGCACCGCGCGATGCAGGCGCCGCCGGCTCGTGCCCGGATCGCCGGGAAACACGAGCGCGAACACCAGCACGCCGAACGCGATGCCGAGCAGCGTCGACAACGCGCTGTTCAGGAACGCCGCATCGCCGATGCGCGCGGTGTTGTCGGGCGACGTGAAATTCCAGAAGAAGATCGCGAACGCGCTGCCGAGCGCGGCGGTGCGCGGATGGCGCATCGCGAGGCCCGTGCCGATCATGAACACGCCGATGATGTACGCGAGCGTCTCGAAGCCCGACACCGCCGGCAGCAGGATGAAGTTGCAGACGACCCCCGCCACCGCGGCGCACGCCGTGCCCTTGAGGAACCCGATGGCGGCCCGGGCCGAATTCGGCCGGGTGGAGAACAACGCGCCGACCACGGCCGTGATCGCAACGAAACCGGCGCCCGACGGCCATGCGGTGACGATCCAGATCGCCGACGCGGCCAGCACCGCGATGAACGCGCGGATGCCGTTGTGACACGCGAGCACCGCGTCGCGATGAAACGCATAGCGGACCCGCGACGGCGGCGGAACCGGCAGGTCGACGCGCGCCTTGTTGGCAAACGCGTCGTCGAATCCGGCGAGCAGTGTGCTCAGCCGGTCGAGCGTGAGCAGGCGCGAGTCATCCGAGCCGGTCGGCTCGACAGCCTCGATGTGCAACGCCTGATCCACCCGCGCACGCAGCACCGCCATCTCGGGCCCCGCCTCGCCTGATGCCGCGACGCCGTCGAGCACCCGCGCGGCCTCGGCGACCA
Protein-coding sequences here:
- a CDS encoding PLP-dependent aminotransferase family protein; this encodes MKRYEQLADELQAQIERGVYRPGERIPSVRQASRQQQLSVTTVLRAYLVLESRGLIESRPQSGYFVRARVTEPVEAELHTSAPAAEPSAVDVSRLVLSTLRSIARDDAVPLGSPYPDASQFPVQRLARYAQAIGRRRTRWGVIDDLPPGNQELIRQIARRYAERGIAVEPGEIVMTIGATEAINLCLQAVARPGDTIAVESPTFYAMLHAIERMGMRALEVATHPGDGIDLDALERILARERIAACMVMPNFQNPLGFQMPDARKRALVELLAKHGVPAIENDVYHELHFGDTTPSALKSYDRDGLVLHCASFTKSLSPRYRIGWAMPGRYRDQVEKLKFLNTLATPAIEQLAIAEYLKHDGYDFHLRRMRKQYAQQASLMSAMVRRFFPAGTRLSQPQGGYVLWVELPPRVDAMKLYALALAQGITIGPGHMFSASADYRHFIRLNYSYPWSRQIEDALKVVGRLASECAGR
- a CDS encoding FdhF/YdeP family oxidoreductase is translated as MKKKSAAPRIEPYHHPAAGWGALKAVAINLIKEKVTGGNYRTLLRQNQPDGFDCPGCAWPDRQHASTFEFCENGVKAVAAEATSKRVTPEFFAAHTVTELLEQTDFELEQHGRLTDPMVYDARTDRYVPIAWDDAFELIARHLRALPDPNQAAFYTSGRASNEAAFLYQLLVRRYGTNNFPDCSNMCHEATSRGLPDSVGVGKGTVTLDDFEHADMLLIFGQNPATNHPRMMGELRECAKRGATIVSINPLKERGLERFADPQSPLEMLTMSGTAIASTFIQPTIGGDFALIKGMAKRVLELDDAARAAGAPRVLDTAFIDEHTAGFDAFADDLRDESWPALTAESGVSYEQIDALAQRYARSERVIATWGMGITQHKHSVATVQMLTNLMLMRGNIGRPGAGLCPVRGHSNVQGNRTVGIEEKPSQAFLDRLGHVFDFEPPRHHGYDVVETIEGMLEGRVKVLIGLGGNFAMATPDTPRTWEGLRRCALSVHITTKLNRSHLIHGRDALILPTLGRTEIDLQDNVPQGVTVEDSMSMVHVSYGMNKPASANLMSEPAIVAHMGHALFGSGKIDWLAYKDDYAKIRDAIEATLDDFYDYNARIARPGGFHLRVASRDREWLTPTGKANFIAHALPTDTPIQRARALHGERLMTLMTTRSHDQYNTTVYGLDDRYRGVFGQRRVVFVNRDDLAMLGLKAGDWVDMETVWHDGIERRANGFLLVEYDIPRGCIGAYYPETNPLVPLDSVGDVCNTPTSKSVPVLLHRAAAPASAAA
- a CDS encoding DHA2 family efflux MFS transporter permease subunit, encoding MNDTRTRPAPGHAAGRLDPAIWKVSAVATLGGLLSQLDATIVNVSLSSLATDLHASLSTIQWVTSGYLLALTLVLPLNGWLVDRIGAKALYLWCFSAFTLTSALCGLAWSAPSLIAFRVLQGVSGGLLAPMAQMMIARVAGQQMARVIGYAAVPVLIAPILGPVVAGAILQHASWRWLFLVNLPVGALALALAVWFLPGDRDETQRRELDWVGLALLSPALVLFLYGAERIDAVPGIAAIAGSVLLLAAFLRVERRKGERALIDVALFRARVFGAAAATQFLSNGAIYAGQMLIPVFLIQACGRSPGEMGWLLAPLGLGMLVTYPLMGTLTSRFGVRRLAAAGAMLALVATLPIVYLALTGYDPYVLVPALFVRGMGQSAIGIPSMSAAYASVERRNLPMATTSLNIVQRLGGPTFTTLCTLFLTWRLQAESVSTGGTHGAAYAWAFGLLCALHAASFVTTLRLPRWSSGAGARPTGVRESVRAE
- a CDS encoding MarR family winged helix-turn-helix transcriptional regulator encodes the protein MLRHMTPPRTPGVSADTVATDLTLAVGQLIRRLRSEIDSEGLGMSQTSALARLERQGPMTTADLARAEAMKPQSMKAILASLEEDGLVEREPHPTDGRQILFLLTAAGREARRKRDTAKHKWLGAAIDKLDPEEIRTLAAAIPLIRRIGEQ
- a CDS encoding serine hydrolase → MTGLIARLPRARTFLILALSFLTLAFATNASAQRAQPHRTAAPHAHAKVVKKAPAHRKHKAVKHRRPRVKHHAVKRHAAPAPQHRRAKRTNAVRPRPAAKPRLLASCGYSSRAVRSLHSRAAYVLDVDSGTPLLARNARAVRPIASISKLMTAVVARDADRPLNGVLRVTSRDRDTIKFTGSRLPIGAELSRRQMFHIALMSSENRAAAALSRDYPGGRAAFVKAMNREARRLGMRQTHFREPTGLSPHNVSTAEDLARLVGAAAQDPLIRYFSTDTSTTVQAGDGELVYVNSDPLVRNGSLPIRLQKTGFINESGHGVVMRMRVKGRRETIVLLGAPTRAGVSSDAVKIHRWLSCSIQ
- a CDS encoding DUF7661 family protein, whose product is MQDEYRFNAFGRLLSVVRSNGRWAVFDLGAEGKRRPANLQIPSALAADELSQYLGDLLHEDASPKYHDVVPVPVPSPRRA
- a CDS encoding mechanosensitive ion channel family protein; translated protein: MTLNESWFAPLVGLLILLAAAGAITAAVHFLLFRVVARLARLSATRIDDALFEFGAFKWLNRIVPFVVIKLGLAAVPGIPAAAAQAADKVLFALIVLLLSMTISATLSALEHTHRMSHRDQPRLSLKGAMQLVKLVMFITAALVVIGDATGKQIGLLLSGIGAMSAVLMLIFKDTLLGLVAGVQLSSNDMLRIGDWITMPSAGADGTVIDITLNTVKVANFDHTIITVPTWKLITESYQNWRGMTEAGGRRIKRALFIDATSVRFLDNDEIARLERLTLLKDYLEDKVDAIAQWNGTLGTAGECPANRRQLTNLGTFRAYVANYLKGHPRIRRDMTCMARQLPLTAEGIPLELYCFTDTTSWVDYETIQADLFDHLIAVLPEFGLRVYQHPSGFDMRRMAGVAQGEQAPHAQ
- a CDS encoding isochorismatase family protein: MSTTRLDTNTALVVIDLQKGIVALPTSHPVAPVIDRTRELLDAFRERGLPVVLVNVAGGAPGRTQQQARLDALPADWTDLVSELNRQPGDHVVTKKTWGAFTATDLDAHLKAAGITQIVLTGVATSIGVESTARQAHELGYNVTLAVDAMTDLNADAHTNSVERVFPRLGETGSTQEILALLDRRGA